A region from the Pelobates fuscus isolate aPelFus1 chromosome 3, aPelFus1.pri, whole genome shotgun sequence genome encodes:
- the ADCK2 gene encoding uncharacterized aarF domain-containing protein kinase 2, with amino-acid sequence MSLSALSLRIRLSCCTQRSSTYILLKWKHVAVQCQRCPLRLCKLQILPKIAMICWGIKHVTTTALCDKLTPTELAGGIAVNYGADFGNRNPSDSILKKINVVICLSIRACILILKFGPLVVFYPLTFLSATLSSLWLRILLKATETSGPACIKLGQWASTRRDIFSEEFCALFSKLHVKVTPHPWDYTERCLQRAFGNDWRHLLKFQSTDPVGSGCVAQVYKAYADLSRFHNVDIETPIESSDPNSAFEAWEVSGLAGILQHFWKWKHPHKEDEKERVCVEGAFDINHELTGSLSEDSEEHNLTPVAIKVLHPGLSQRVGMDLLLMKKFSYLLGLIPGFKWLSLTEIVEEFEKLMTQQMDLRYEARNLELFQQKFERVGYIKFPSPLRPLVTRNILVETYEEGESLSVYLQHGEPSLLKKRIAEMGVDMLLKMVFLDNFVHADLHPGNILVQGAEQFNMSHMDQTTLVDMCDTLVVDVRPSRCPLRLVLLDTGIVAKLTENDLQNFHAVFTAVILGQGDKVGELILHHARANQCSDVEGFKLQMAELVNDARNNTITLGKLQVAVLLSRVFRLLMTHKVKLESNFASIIFAILVLEGLGRSLNPEIDILEAARPLLIKNATSLI; translated from the exons ATGTCACTATCCGCACTGTCACTTAGAATTAGACTCTCCTGCTGTACCCAAAGGAGCAGCACATATATTCTATTGAAATGGAAGCATGTTGCAGTACAGTGTCAAAGATGCCCACTCAGACTCTGTAAATTACAAATCCTGCCAAAAATAGCTATGATTTGTTGGGGTATAAAACATGTGACAACTACAGCCTTATGTGACAAACTAACTCCCACAGAATTAGCAGGTGGAATTGCTGTGAATTATGGAGCAGATTTTGGTAACCGTAATCCCTCTGACAgtatactgaaaaaaataaatgttgtcaTTTGCTTGAGTATTCGGGCTTGCATTCTCATATTGAAATTTGGGCCACTTGTAGTATTCTATCCATTAACTTTCCTATCTGCCACTCTTTCCTCACTTTGGCTACGAATTTTGCTGAAAGCTACAGAAACTTCAGGTCCAGCATGTATTAAACTTGGCCAGTGGGCTAGCACTCGCCGTGACATTTTTTCTGAAGAGTTTTGTGCACTGTTTTCCAAACTTCATGTCAAAGTGACTCCCCATCCATGGGATTACACAGAGCGTTGCCTGCAGAGGGCATTTGGGAATGACTGGAGGCATCTTCTTAAGTTCCAGAGCACAGATCCTGTTGGTTCAGGGTGTGTTGCCCAAGTCTATAAGGCCTACGCAGACCTGTCCAGATTCCATAACGTGGACATTGAAACTCCTATTGAGAGTTCAGATCCAAACTCTGCTTTTGAAGCCTGGGAGGTTTCAGGACTAGCTGGGATTTTACAACATTTTTGGAAATGGAAGCATCCTCACAAAGAAGATGAAAAAGAGAGAGTCTGTGTGGAGGGGGCTTTTGATATCAACCATGAACTCACTGGTTCACTCAGTGAAGATTCAGAAGAACATAATTTAACACCAGTTGCTATAAAA GTCCTGCATCCTGGACTAAGCCAGCGTGTTGGAATGGATCTTCTTCTCATGAAGAAATTTAGCTATTTGCTGGGGTTGATCCCTGGATTTAAGTGGCTAAGTTTGACCGAGATTGTGGAGGAGTTTGAGAAGTTGATGACCCAACAA ATGGACCTGCGGTATGAAGCCAGAAATTTGGAGCTTTTCCAGCAAAAGTTTGAGAGAGTGGGTTATATAAAGTTTCCCAGCCCTCTTCGACCGCTCGTTACCAGAAATATCTTGGTCGAAACATATGAG GAAGGAGAATCTCTGTCTGTCTACCTGCAACATGGTGAGCCGTCTCTGCTCAAAAAGAGGATTGCTGAAATGGGGGTGGATATGCTTCTAAAAATG GTATTTCTGGATAATTTTGTCCATGCTGACCTGCACCCTGGTAACATTTTAGTGCAAGGAGCAGAACAATTCAATATGAGCCACATGGACCAAACCACATTAGTAGACATGTGTGACACGCTGGTTGTTGATGTTCGTCCCAGCCGCTGCCCTCTCCGACTTGTATTGTTGGACACTGGGATTGTGGCTAAGCTGACAGAAAATGATCTTCAGAATTTCCATGCTGTTTTCACTGCAGTTATACTGGGACAG GGTGATAAAGTTGGCGAGTTGATCCTACATCATGCAAGAGCCAATCAATGCAGCGATGTGGAAGGGTTCAAGTTGCAGATGGCTGAATTGGTGAATGATGCCAGGAACAATACAATCACTCTGGGAAAA CTTCAAGTTGCAGTTTTGCTTTCTCGTGTTTTCCGACTTCTGATGACACACAAG GTAAAGCTGGAAAGCAACTTTGCATCTATCATATTTGCCATTTTGGTTTTAGAAGGGCTTGGACGGTCTTTAAATCCAGAAATTGATATTTTGGAAGCAGCAAGACCGTTGCTAATTAAAAATGCAACTTCTCTTATTTAG